Sequence from the Bacteroidota bacterium genome:
AGGACCCGGACGCGTGAATGAAAAACTGGATAAACTCGGAATCCCGCATACCGTCATCCCATTCAACTTTCATTTCATCGATCATTTCGGCGCTCTTGGAATGAACCGGCATTCATTGAAATATTTCCGCGAATTGAAAAGAGAAAAAAACAGTTACGCCGAAAAACTGAAACAATTCTCGCCCGATGTGCTTATGCCATTCACCTATTACCCGAACGTGGTTTGCGGCCTGGCCAGGAAAAATTCAGGCGCAAAGATCTGTATCTGGAACCAGCGCGACATTGGCCTTGAAGGAATGACGGGAAGTTATCCGGAAAAACTTGCAGTGAAAGGAACAACTCATTTTGTTTCCAATTCAACGCAGGGCGCCGCATTCATGAAAGAAAAACTGAACATCGCGGACGCAAACCTTCGCGTGATCCACAACGGGATTGTGATCCCGGGAAATGAAACAGGAAAAAATGCTGAAGAATTTCATCTTCCTGAAAATTATTTTCGCGTCGTTATGCTTGCGAATTTTCATCCGAACAAAGATCATGATACGCTCGTGCGCGCGTGGAAAAAAGTTGTCGATGCTTGTGCTGACCGGAAGCCACAACTTATCTGCGCAGGAAAATTCGGGGGAACCGAATCTAAACTCCGCGTATTGGCGAAAGAACTGAATATTGAAAATGAAATTATTTTTCTTGACAGTGTGAAAGATGTAGATGGCTTGTTACGCATTTGTGATCTGTGCGTACACAGTTCACGCCTCGAAGGAAATCCGAATGCAGTGATGGAAGCTATGGCTGCAGGTTTGCCTGTTGTAGCAACTGACATTGAAGGTTGCAGAGAAGTACTCGGAAATGATTATCCTTATTTATGCAAAGCAGGCGATGCAGAACAGATGTCGTCGCTCATCCTGAAATTTATTTCAGATGAAAAACCCGGAAAAAAAGTTGGCGGGCAGAATAAGAAACGCATTGAATCGGATTTTTCCATTGACAAAATGGGAAAGAGTTACCTTGAATTGATCGAAGCAAAATGAAAAATTCACAATGAAATTACTGGTCTATTCACCGGATGCATGGTCGGTTTTCTTTCCGCATACGAATTTCATTTTCGGCGGGATCGAGATCGAAGCTGCGCATTACGCAAGAGGGCTTTCTGAAAAAGGAATAGAAGTAACGGTGGTTACACGCGATCATGATGAAGGAATGAAAATGTCGGGGAAAGTGAAAGTGATCGGTTACCCGGGAATGAAAGGACAGGGCCATTGGGAAAAAAGCAGGTCGCTGGCGAATAAGATCAAGAACAGGTTGGCCGGTGAAAAAAGGACAGTCACGCTCGTTGAATTCATCGCGCAGTGCGATCCTGATATTATTTATTTGCAGGGATTTTCAAAACAAGCGCTGGAAATCTCGGAATACGCAAAAAAAACAAAAAAGAAATTCATTCTGCGTATCGCGAGTGATATGGATCTCGGCGGAAAAAACTTTGATCAGAAAGAAACCGAAGAATGGAACAGAATTTCGCTGGAACAATTAAAAAATATTGTGATATGTTCAAATCACATTTTTGTTCAGAATCGTTCGCAACTGGAAATGCTGGAACGTTTCAGTGCAAAAGGTGAAGTGTTGTACAACCCGGTCGATCTTGAGCATCACGCGGATAATAAGATTGAAAAAAAATACGATGCTCTGTGGGTTGGAAAAAGCAGCGGTGTAAAACGCCCGGAACTCATGCTGGAGATCGCGCGAATAATGAAGTCGAATTCTTTCTGCATGGTTTGTAATCGTCTCGATGCGGAAATGCATGACCGGCTCAAACAATCGGTACCCCCGAATGTCAATTGGCTGAATACTGTTCCTGCCGATCAGATCGAATCACTTTTTGCATCATCGAAATTGCTCATCAACACTTCTTCATTCGAAGGATTCCCGAATACATTTCTGCAGGCGGCAAAATACGGCGTCCCGGTGATCTCAATGAATGTTGATCCCGAAGGAATGCTTTCCAAACATCACGCTGGAATTGTTGCCGGAGATTCGCTGGAAAAAGTAATTGGCGAAACGGAAAATATCCTCCAGCAGGAAGAAATTTATCAGCGCATGTCGGCAGCTGCAAAAAATTACGTCACACAATTCCACGACAAAAAAAAGATCATGGAAAGATTTTACAGGGTGCTGCAGGAACTCAGTTCCTGATTCTTGCCGTACCTTTCCGGAAATTTCAGCGCACCGTTGCCGCGATCGATGAAAAAGACATTATTTCTTTTTACAAAAAAATTCCCGTTCGACAGGCAGGAAAAATATATTTCCGACGAGTTGTCCTTTCTCGCCGAAAAATTTTCCAGGATCATTATCATTCCCTCAGAATATTTTGATGAAGAACGCACTCCCGTCTATCCATTGCCATCCAATACAGAAATACTCCTCATCAATAAACTTCCGGGACTTTCCGGTGCGCCGAAAAAACACTGGGGAGAATTTCTTTCTGTGTTTTTCTCCGAATTTTTTTCTCATCCGAAAAGAAAATATTTTTTTCGTTTTACAAAAAGATACGCGTCCATTCTTCTTTACCAGCAGGCGAGTGCCGATGCATTTACAAAATGGTTGAATGAAAATAAGATCGACATCGGAAATTCTGTTTTCTATACGTATTGGCTGCATAATTCTTCCCTGATGCTGGCATTGCTGAAAAAAAGAAATATCATCCGTTATTTTTTTTCACGCGCACATTCCATCGATCTCTACAACGAATGGTGGCCGGGTATCTCGGAAAAAATGACACCGCTGCCTTTTATGATGTTCAAATTGAAATGGATTGATAAAGTTGCCGCGATCTCCGAACACGGTTGTCTTCATCTTAAAAAGTATTATCCGTCTTATGTTTCGAAATTCACGTATGCACGCCTGGGCGTAGACGATCTTGGTGAACGGAAAAACAGGAGCGGAAAAGAATTCACTGTTGTCACCTGTTCGAATCTTTCCGCCAATAAAAGAATCCAGCGCATGCCGGGTATTCTTTCGCGACTGAAAATTCCTGTGCGATGGATCCATTATGGAGGAGAAGGTATCGCACTCGAAGAACTCATTAAACAAACTTCGCTTCTGTCTTCCAATATTAAATCTGATCTCCGCGGATTCACCAACAACGCGATCATCGCGAAGGAATATGCGGAAGGCGATATCGATCTTTTTATCAACCTGAGTCGTTGTGAGGGAATTCCGGTTTCAATCATGGAAGCACAACGATTCGGAATTCCTTCCATGGCAACTGCAGTTTACGGAACGCCCGAAATCGTGAATGAAGAAAACGGACATTTGCTGCCCGAAGAATTTTCGGATGAAGAAGCTGCCGGATTTATTTCGAGTCTTGCAGGTGATCTTGAACTACAGAAAAAATTATCGGAAAATTCTCGCCGGCATTTCCTGAAATATTTCCTCGCGCCCTCTAATTTCCGCGATTTTATCAGCCGGATCCTGTTGTTCTGACGTCGCTCTATTTTCCGTAATTTAGTGCTTCCAACCAGAGCGTATGCTTGTCTCCGTAATTATTACTGCTTACAATTATGCTCGCTACCTCGAACGTGCAATTCGCAGTGTGCAAAATCAATCGCTCGATCCTTCGCAGTTCGAAATTATTGTGATCGACGATGCGAGTACAGACGAAACACCAAGAGTGCTCGAAAATTATGGAGAGAAGATCCGCCTCTTCCGGATGGAAAAAAATATCGGTCTCGCGGCTTCACGGAATTTCGGAATAAAAAAAGCACACGGACAATATGTTCTGTTCCTTGATGCCGATGATTACATTCACTCCGATCTGCTGAAAGTTCAATCTATTTTTCTTATTGAAAACAATCGTCTTGATGCGGTGGCTGTCGATTATCATGTGGTGAATGAATTCGGCGATCATATTGAATGGATCGACGCATCCCTGAAACCAATTGCATGCGGCATCATGTTCCGCAAAGATCGTTTGTTCGATATCGGTTTGTATGACGATGATTTCCGCGCAAGAGAAGATGAGGATTTCAGAATTCGTTTCCTGAAAAAATATAATATCTACAATATCATTCTTCCGCTTTACCGTTATCGCCGTCACGGAGGAAATCTCACCGACAACGAAGCTGAAATGGAAAAGTATCGCCGCAAACTCGACCAGAAACACAACGGATCAAATTCCTGATATGTATTTTACTGAAACTGAAAGAACAGGATTAAGGCCGGTCACTGCCGATGATGCAACCCCGGAATATCTTTCCTGGCTCAATGATCCGGAAGTTACAGTGGGACTGGAGACCGGAATTTTTCCTTCATCGGCCGCTTCGCTCGAAGCATTTCTCGATCACGTTTCGAAAAGTAAATCGGATGTGATGTTCGCCATCATCGACAAAGAAAAAAAGAAACACATCGGGAATATCAAACTCGGCAATATCAACTGGGTCCATCGTAATGGTGAACTGGGAATTCTCATCGGCGATAAAAATTCGTGGGGAAAAGGTTTCGGAAAAGATGCG
This genomic interval carries:
- a CDS encoding glycosyltransferase family 4 protein — translated: MKLLVYSPDAWSVFFPHTNFIFGGIEIEAAHYARGLSEKGIEVTVVTRDHDEGMKMSGKVKVIGYPGMKGQGHWEKSRSLANKIKNRLAGEKRTVTLVEFIAQCDPDIIYLQGFSKQALEISEYAKKTKKKFILRIASDMDLGGKNFDQKETEEWNRISLEQLKNIVICSNHIFVQNRSQLEMLERFSAKGEVLYNPVDLEHHADNKIEKKYDALWVGKSSGVKRPELMLEIARIMKSNSFCMVCNRLDAEMHDRLKQSVPPNVNWLNTVPADQIESLFASSKLLINTSSFEGFPNTFLQAAKYGVPVISMNVDPEGMLSKHHAGIVAGDSLEKVIGETENILQQEEIYQRMSAAAKNYVTQFHDKKKIMERFYRVLQELSS
- a CDS encoding glycosyltransferase family 2 protein, translating into MLVSVIITAYNYARYLERAIRSVQNQSLDPSQFEIIVIDDASTDETPRVLENYGEKIRLFRMEKNIGLAASRNFGIKKAHGQYVLFLDADDYIHSDLLKVQSIFLIENNRLDAVAVDYHVVNEFGDHIEWIDASLKPIACGIMFRKDRLFDIGLYDDDFRAREDEDFRIRFLKKYNIYNIILPLYRYRRHGGNLTDNEAEMEKYRRKLDQKHNGSNS
- a CDS encoding GNAT family N-acetyltransferase, which codes for MYFTETERTGLRPVTADDATPEYLSWLNDPEVTVGLETGIFPSSAASLEAFLDHVSKSKSDVMFAIIDKEKKKHIGNIKLGNINWVHRNGELGILIGDKNSWGKGFGKDACVLLVKYAFEKLNLHKVWLTVFSNNETAVELYKKLGFVQEGCLREHVFSNGKFVDKIIMSVYNSKG
- a CDS encoding glycosyltransferase, whose amino-acid sequence is MMTRKKILFVLGNMNQGGAERQSVYLAEWLRSNTTHELRFISFSGPGRVNEKLDKLGIPHTVIPFNFHFIDHFGALGMNRHSLKYFRELKREKNSYAEKLKQFSPDVLMPFTYYPNVVCGLARKNSGAKICIWNQRDIGLEGMTGSYPEKLAVKGTTHFVSNSTQGAAFMKEKLNIADANLRVIHNGIVIPGNETGKNAEEFHLPENYFRVVMLANFHPNKDHDTLVRAWKKVVDACADRKPQLICAGKFGGTESKLRVLAKELNIENEIIFLDSVKDVDGLLRICDLCVHSSRLEGNPNAVMEAMAAGLPVVATDIEGCREVLGNDYPYLCKAGDAEQMSSLILKFISDEKPGKKVGGQNKKRIESDFSIDKMGKSYLELIEAK
- a CDS encoding glycosyltransferase, with the translated sequence MKKTLFLFTKKFPFDRQEKYISDELSFLAEKFSRIIIIPSEYFDEERTPVYPLPSNTEILLINKLPGLSGAPKKHWGEFLSVFFSEFFSHPKRKYFFRFTKRYASILLYQQASADAFTKWLNENKIDIGNSVFYTYWLHNSSLMLALLKKRNIIRYFFSRAHSIDLYNEWWPGISEKMTPLPFMMFKLKWIDKVAAISEHGCLHLKKYYPSYVSKFTYARLGVDDLGERKNRSGKEFTVVTCSNLSANKRIQRMPGILSRLKIPVRWIHYGGEGIALEELIKQTSLLSSNIKSDLRGFTNNAIIAKEYAEGDIDLFINLSRCEGIPVSIMEAQRFGIPSMATAVYGTPEIVNEENGHLLPEEFSDEEAAGFISSLAGDLELQKKLSENSRRHFLKYFLAPSNFRDFISRILLF